The following are encoded in a window of Candidatus Neomarinimicrobiota bacterium genomic DNA:
- a CDS encoding OmpA family protein, with protein sequence MRRFLALISLMGAVVFGQVPVGTEITNVALSSYQDANEATYVDESNPITTIVSEGYLLDIAKIASANVAAPGESLTYTITVSNTGNISPDPFTITDTLSSGFGIISSTPAAEISGQIIVWNVAGIAAGQTLEFELEILVDANFPADEVISNIAWLAVQDGLELSSNSADVTIGVLSDLTITKMVSEEISSIGDTVHYTIDIYNTGNIPSTGTVVSDILAEHVTFAGASQNGVLSDGVVTWSLADLAVGDTTSLTLDVIIGETMPANADLVNTVTVENELGASAEASANSMANPWIQTIVKWAEDLEYGFEDTIEFVITIDNITSDPVHAISVLDTLPAPLQFVSASHGGVFEDGIISWNLGTLNAGNVINLNVITTVGSLLEARPEITNRAWITTVNAGSSYSDHIVSLAAFPELLMDKLAQTSVLAGDSLIYTFIMSNIGNSMAHDVVLRDTLSSHLVYSSSTRDFEYDEASHSIVWNLGELASNGTDTLRLSTYVAYPIIDQTVLENTAYLSCIEGSSVESTVITEVHSAPGLKMEISGINTVMAGDTIVYQIDYLNNGTEIATGVVLQDTISTLVEYLEATTTHTYDDGTGIIRWDLEDLAPGDSGFVNITVRVRDESNYIAQIFNGALLTCIQEAEEVAQHIAVIRAPIMNINLIGDTTFILAGDMIRYDLSFNNTGDTTATNVVVVDSLPRDLTFLSATNNGVYDSTSHSITWFVGDLEPVQLATVNAASAHGPAAVRLDQRSNISELDTSYIVDVRVNYPLPNGMELPNTAYIYSDENLQASATWLAIVEASPEFVFTKTADIEVFPGDTIHYQLDYANYGTDHASGVSILDTLDSRVVFLNATGDYSYDVASHSLSWDIGALNVEDAGSFQITTTVDGFLEHGAMVGNRAWLVSNEVEAIPAEATTANILPLSVVLDAQPRVILGNGASTSTLAAHVYSFLGNPVPDGINVNFYTDHGTIPDSVFNAPTVDGVAFSTLVSDTVIFEAVISTPYARALYSETEYASDTTQVIFMIGAFDGTIYNYEGIPQEDVRVELRSAATGIIAGYDSTNASGYYLIPIYQDDLYQIIYTLTGDDGVPYETVQEITIETPHEGSLVTNLNSVSGWIYDEITGEIIPEDSILVIVNGTPDSTETLGKMAGGEFCDSTLTDTTGRFFFTNLQPGEYTVQVVYNGISSYSDGAIDVNLSQPGLYVVNANITLRESPFYIYKTVDQIEAAVGDTLHYRINMGTQEGVTFTDSVYITDFLPAGLDLIETSILTDANTHYNGLDVITNQIRFSRSDIQVGDSLQIDFDARITIDAGLGWIENRVLIASAVDSTWSDRNPLSSAKTKIIFPFLKVTKQSNRRVIEIGDVITYTVKITNTSTDDIVHDFIIEDVLPYGFKYRKNTTYWNATKLSDPTIQEAVGKRLSMTWAINDTLQPGDTYIMKYRIIAGMISQEGVNTNEVMARGHTLLGFPVISNLATADVILKPGLFSDRGLIIGKVYYDLNGNRIHDENEATVKNVELIMENGARILTDEYGKYSVPDVAAGIHVIRVNENTLPDLSEIILDSPDYLGDTQSKLVRVAAAGIAKTNFALREIATPGIVTGTVFYDMNGNGVRDPDEDVQPGVMLILSDSTLVMTDSTGQFLFAKTPLGDLHLSVDESSLPSYGSLFVPDSSVDSTGLSANIWNMTLFSGDSVNQDIPLQKLELFSVLSKEATLEMKTKMLTEEFRLLVYKPWSMLIRVGFRSGSATLQSEIFGELKNIGDLMKWQKQINLDINGHTDNVPLASSVTFADNQALSEARAEAIRTYLINTMGISSDRIKAFGHGDTLEMEDNNTSEGRALNRRVEMVFYNASEEDSEFNQLEFMYNIDYTGEVSVSDVRFHQSLPPGFIYKTGTALLDSTHLEPILHASESDVWSFGNWNAAKHTAFDMAMKPDDYEKVQNSGIVSAYLDLVDSDGNVIVTDTLETRISTLVETLSFNMILEGTQFDVGSADLKPSAYPSLRKMGKFLAWQPDIEVVIEGFTDSRGSLEFNMLLSDWRAISVKNFLVENYNVNPDNIHTHGLGPHYPIGDNETWLGRAANRRVEVLVNAEVGEAALLELDVIKKSLKRTIAIPVDPLETMNPDSALSIPAGQASTVLMNMSFPAFPGADSMAITLELPNDLEYVDVAGTMKSWGHVIEVDALETVPSVHINAPQGVTGIRDLFLSVQLFKNGVPLSSIIERVLKVNIEDVDALQT encoded by the coding sequence ATGAGACGATTTCTCGCCTTGATCTCCCTCATGGGAGCCGTGGTTTTTGGTCAGGTTCCAGTTGGTACCGAGATCACGAATGTCGCGCTGTCATCCTATCAGGATGCCAACGAAGCGACCTACGTGGACGAATCCAATCCGATCACAACGATCGTATCGGAAGGGTACCTTCTGGACATTGCCAAAATTGCAAGTGCCAATGTTGCGGCACCTGGCGAGAGTTTGACCTATACGATCACTGTTTCAAATACGGGTAACATTTCCCCTGATCCATTTACAATCACAGATACACTTAGCAGTGGTTTTGGTATTATTTCAAGTACACCCGCTGCTGAGATCTCCGGTCAAATCATCGTTTGGAATGTGGCAGGTATTGCTGCAGGTCAGACTCTGGAATTTGAACTGGAAATACTGGTGGATGCAAACTTTCCTGCTGATGAGGTGATCTCAAATATCGCCTGGTTGGCAGTTCAGGATGGTTTAGAGCTTTCCAGTAACTCTGCGGATGTAACCATCGGTGTCTTGTCAGACCTCACAATAACGAAGATGGTTAGCGAAGAGATCTCCAGCATTGGAGATACGGTTCACTATACCATTGATATCTATAACACCGGTAACATTCCTTCAACTGGTACTGTTGTATCAGATATATTGGCGGAACATGTGACTTTTGCTGGTGCTTCCCAGAATGGGGTGCTATCAGACGGTGTCGTGACCTGGTCTTTAGCTGATCTGGCAGTGGGAGACACAACTAGTCTTACACTGGATGTGATCATTGGTGAGACCATGCCTGCAAATGCAGATCTGGTTAATACCGTAACTGTCGAGAATGAGTTGGGTGCTTCAGCTGAAGCCTCAGCAAATTCAATGGCAAATCCCTGGATTCAAACCATTGTGAAATGGGCTGAGGATCTGGAGTATGGTTTTGAAGATACGATTGAGTTTGTCATCACAATTGACAATATCACATCAGATCCAGTTCACGCTATTAGTGTCCTGGATACGCTTCCAGCCCCACTTCAGTTCGTCTCTGCTTCACACGGTGGTGTCTTTGAAGACGGCATCATCAGTTGGAACCTGGGTACTCTGAATGCTGGAAATGTTATCAATCTGAATGTCATCACCACGGTTGGTTCTCTATTGGAGGCCAGACCGGAGATCACGAATAGAGCCTGGATAACTACTGTCAATGCTGGTAGTAGTTACAGTGATCACATTGTATCACTGGCTGCTTTCCCTGAATTACTTATGGATAAGCTGGCTCAAACAAGTGTTTTAGCAGGGGATTCACTGATTTACACATTCATCATGAGTAATATCGGAAACTCCATGGCCCACGATGTGGTTCTGAGAGATACACTCTCCTCGCACTTGGTCTATAGCTCTTCAACTCGTGATTTTGAATATGATGAGGCTTCACATAGTATTGTCTGGAATCTAGGCGAGCTAGCTTCAAATGGTACGGATACACTAAGACTGAGTACCTATGTTGCCTATCCGATCATCGACCAAACGGTTCTGGAAAACACTGCTTATCTATCATGTATAGAAGGGAGTAGTGTTGAATCAACAGTCATTACCGAGGTCCACTCCGCTCCAGGTCTTAAAATGGAGATCAGTGGAATCAACACGGTCATGGCAGGCGATACCATTGTCTATCAGATCGATTATCTGAATAACGGGACAGAGATTGCAACCGGTGTAGTACTACAGGATACGATCTCAACTCTGGTTGAATATCTTGAGGCAACAACCACACACACTTACGATGATGGAACGGGAATCATTCGTTGGGACCTGGAAGATCTGGCTCCTGGTGACTCAGGTTTTGTTAACATCACCGTTCGAGTGAGAGACGAGAGCAACTACATCGCTCAGATCTTTAATGGCGCTTTACTAACCTGTATTCAGGAAGCCGAAGAAGTGGCACAACACATTGCCGTTATTCGGGCTCCAATAATGAATATAAACCTCATCGGTGATACAACTTTCATTCTTGCCGGTGATATGATCCGTTATGACCTGTCTTTTAATAATACAGGAGATACAACCGCTACTAATGTCGTGGTTGTCGATTCACTACCCCGGGACCTTACATTTCTGAGTGCCACAAATAATGGTGTCTATGACTCAACCAGTCATTCCATCACCTGGTTTGTAGGTGATCTTGAACCTGTACAATTGGCTACTGTCAATGCGGCGAGTGCTCATGGACCAGCTGCTGTACGTCTGGATCAACGTTCCAACATTAGTGAGCTTGATACATCCTACATAGTAGATGTTCGGGTTAACTATCCTTTACCCAACGGAATGGAATTACCTAATACTGCTTATATCTATTCAGATGAGAATCTGCAGGCAAGTGCAACCTGGTTAGCTATTGTTGAAGCCAGCCCGGAATTTGTGTTTACCAAAACAGCAGACATCGAAGTATTTCCCGGTGATACCATTCACTATCAGCTGGATTATGCTAATTATGGTACGGACCATGCTAGTGGTGTGAGTATTCTGGATACGCTCGATTCACGGGTGGTTTTCTTGAATGCTACAGGAGATTACAGCTACGACGTAGCCTCCCATTCACTATCCTGGGATATTGGTGCTCTAAATGTTGAAGATGCCGGTAGTTTTCAGATCACAACCACAGTTGATGGTTTTCTGGAACATGGTGCCATGGTAGGTAATCGTGCCTGGCTTGTCTCCAACGAGGTAGAAGCTATTCCAGCCGAAGCGACAACAGCCAATATTCTACCTCTATCTGTTGTACTTGATGCGCAACCCAGAGTCATTCTTGGTAATGGCGCATCAACCTCAACCCTGGCTGCCCATGTGTATTCATTCCTGGGCAATCCAGTACCGGATGGGATCAATGTCAATTTTTACACTGACCACGGAACCATTCCGGATTCTGTTTTTAATGCACCTACCGTAGATGGTGTTGCTTTCAGCACCCTGGTCTCTGATACTGTTATTTTTGAGGCCGTTATATCCACACCCTACGCTAGAGCACTATATTCAGAAACTGAATACGCTTCCGATACCACCCAGGTTATCTTTATGATCGGTGCCTTTGATGGAACGATCTATAATTATGAAGGTATTCCACAGGAAGATGTCAGAGTTGAATTAAGAAGTGCTGCCACTGGTATCATTGCCGGCTATGACAGTACAAATGCATCAGGCTATTACCTGATCCCCATCTATCAGGACGATCTATACCAGATCATCTATACCCTGACAGGGGATGACGGAGTACCCTATGAAACGGTTCAAGAGATCACCATTGAAACTCCCCATGAGGGATCTTTGGTCACTAACCTCAATTCTGTCTCCGGTTGGATCTATGATGAGATCACCGGCGAGATCATTCCCGAGGATAGTATCCTGGTAATCGTTAACGGCACGCCAGACAGTACCGAAACTCTTGGTAAAATGGCTGGTGGTGAGTTCTGCGACTCTACCTTGACCGATACAACAGGGAGGTTCTTCTTTACGAACCTTCAACCTGGTGAGTATACCGTTCAAGTTGTGTACAATGGAATCAGCTCATACAGCGACGGTGCCATTGATGTGAACTTGAGCCAACCCGGTCTTTACGTGGTCAATGCCAATATTACTCTTAGAGAATCACCATTCTACATTTACAAGACTGTGGATCAGATCGAAGCCGCAGTAGGTGACACCCTTCATTATCGTATCAATATGGGAACTCAAGAAGGGGTAACATTTACTGATTCTGTCTATATCACAGATTTTCTCCCCGCTGGTCTGGATCTCATTGAAACATCGATTCTGACCGATGCCAATACCCATTATAATGGTCTGGATGTAATTACTAATCAGATACGCTTCAGCAGAAGTGATATTCAGGTTGGTGATTCATTACAGATAGATTTTGATGCCAGGATCACCATCGATGCCGGTTTGGGTTGGATTGAAAATAGAGTTCTGATCGCCAGTGCTGTCGACAGTACCTGGAGTGATCGGAATCCACTATCTTCAGCAAAGACCAAAATCATATTCCCATTCCTGAAAGTCACAAAACAGAGCAATCGTCGTGTGATCGAGATCGGGGATGTGATCACGTACACCGTGAAAATCACGAATACCAGTACGGATGATATTGTCCATGACTTTATTATTGAAGATGTGCTGCCCTACGGCTTCAAATATCGTAAGAATACGACCTATTGGAATGCAACCAAGCTGTCTGATCCAACTATTCAAGAAGCCGTTGGTAAACGTCTATCCATGACTTGGGCCATTAACGACACACTGCAGCCCGGTGATACCTATATCATGAAATATCGGATTATCGCCGGTATGATCAGTCAAGAAGGTGTCAATACCAATGAAGTTATGGCTCGCGGTCATACCTTGCTCGGATTTCCAGTGATCTCAAATCTGGCAACAGCCGATGTCATCCTGAAACCCGGTCTGTTCAGTGACCGTGGTTTGATCATCGGAAAAGTCTACTACGACCTGAATGGCAATCGGATTCATGATGAAAATGAAGCAACCGTTAAAAATGTTGAACTGATCATGGAAAATGGTGCCCGGATTCTCACCGATGAATATGGTAAATACAGTGTGCCTGATGTGGCCGCTGGCATACATGTTATTCGAGTCAATGAAAATACCCTGCCGGATCTTTCTGAAATAATTCTGGATTCACCAGATTACCTGGGTGATACTCAAAGTAAACTGGTTCGCGTAGCCGCTGCCGGTATTGCAAAAACCAATTTTGCCTTGCGTGAGATCGCGACTCCAGGAATTGTAACCGGTACCGTTTTCTACGATATGAACGGCAATGGGGTGCGGGATCCTGATGAAGATGTTCAGCCTGGTGTAATGCTTATCCTGAGTGATTCCACCCTGGTTATGACTGATAGTACAGGACAATTCTTATTTGCCAAAACTCCGCTGGGTGATCTCCATCTCAGCGTTGATGAAAGCAGCCTGCCTTCTTATGGATCGCTTTTTGTACCGGATAGCTCAGTTGATTCTACTGGCTTATCCGCAAATATATGGAATATGACCCTTTTCTCTGGTGACAGTGTCAACCAGGATATTCCACTCCAAAAACTTGAGCTCTTCAGTGTCCTCAGCAAAGAAGCCACTCTCGAGATGAAAACTAAGATGCTCACAGAAGAATTTAGACTACTGGTCTATAAGCCATGGAGCATGCTGATCCGGGTCGGTTTTAGATCGGGTTCCGCCACCTTGCAAAGTGAGATCTTTGGAGAGCTGAAAAATATTGGCGACTTGATGAAGTGGCAGAAACAGATCAACCTGGACATCAACGGTCATACTGATAATGTACCATTGGCAAGCAGCGTCACCTTTGCTGACAACCAGGCTCTTTCTGAAGCCAGGGCTGAGGCAATCAGAACCTACCTGATCAATACCATGGGCATCAGTTCCGATCGGATCAAAGCCTTTGGTCATGGTGATACTTTAGAAATGGAAGACAATAATACTTCTGAAGGTCGCGCCCTGAACCGCCGCGTTGAGATGGTTTTCTACAATGCGTCCGAAGAAGATTCAGAATTCAACCAGCTTGAATTTATGTATAATATTGATTATACCGGTGAGGTTTCAGTTAGCGATGTTCGCTTCCATCAGTCATTACCACCCGGATTTATATACAAGACGGGTACTGCCCTGCTTGATTCAACCCATCTTGAGCCGATTTTACATGCCAGTGAGTCAGATGTGTGGAGTTTTGGAAACTGGAATGCCGCAAAACATACTGCCTTTGATATGGCTATGAAACCGGATGATTATGAGAAGGTTCAGAATAGTGGTATTGTATCAGCTTATCTTGACCTGGTTGATTCAGATGGAAATGTCATCGTAACAGATACACTCGAAACCCGGATATCCACCCTGGTCGAAACGCTTTCATTTAACATGATCCTTGAGGGAACTCAGTTTGATGTTGGATCAGCCGATCTGAAACCATCAGCCTATCCAAGTCTCAGGAAAATGGGTAAATTCCTGGCCTGGCAACCGGATATTGAAGTTGTTATCGAAGGCTTCACCGATAGTCGAGGTAGTCTTGAATTCAATATGCTGCTGTCTGATTGGCGTGCCATCAGTGTGAAGAATTTCCTGGTCGAGAACTATAATGTGAATCCTGATAATATTCATACCCACGGATTGGGTCCCCATTATCCAATCGGCGACAATGAGACCTGGTTAGGTCGAGCTGCCAATCGTCGAGTTGAAGTACTGGTGAATGCAGAAGTCGGCGAAGCTGCGCTGCTGGAACTTGATGTGATCAAGAAATCTTTGAAACGAACCATAGCTATTCCAGTTGATCCGCTGGAAACCATGAATCCTGATTCAGCACTTTCGATCCCGGCAGGACAGGCTTCAACCGTTCTGATGAACATGAGCTTCCCAGCTTTTCCAGGGGCAGATTCCATGGCAATTACGCTGGAACTACCCAATGATCTGGAGTATGTTGATGTTGCCGGTACCATGAAGTCATGGGGTCATGTGATCGAAGTTGACGCGTTGGAAACAGTACCATCGGTTCATATCAATGCACCCCAAGGAGTTACCGGGATCAGGGATCTTTTTCTAAGCGTACAGCTCTTTAAGAATGGTGTTCCGCTGTCCAGCATTATTGAGAGAGTATTGAAAGTAAATATTGAAGATGTGGATGCACTCCAAACT
- a CDS encoding DUF11 domain-containing protein produces the protein MKPTRFLTIALILIGLVSMLNAAGTPAGTTISNQALGAYDDANGNEIAGSTEGYLESNTVTTEVSQVAGAALGNDQDLNVSAMSHVLYDVIFTNTGNGEDTFSLALGNITGGQADTYTYEIYSDLNNDGAINGADGIVSTTGAIAADASYNLLIKVADTTAAGAPEGDETAVTLTAVSGFDSDSTDAVVLTTTVQAATVTAEITAHHDGNPQPGDVITYDICITNNGTATAYNLIFTNLIPTNTTYSTGTIREGTGGWTSGTGITDASDSPTDEGDFNITTPNTITVDFGDLAGGGNICVYYKVTIDAGIPEGDPITNEPEINFENEGGTPYPPVDPENGAGGGGDIVISESFGVDIAFIGAVGEDSFTGDPGDSLFYPFTVENLGNGTDNFNLSAASDYVVWTYFLDSNDDGELSAAELAVGAITSTGDLDQNEVGNYVAVGVIPAGTPDTDTDATTFTATSQGDGSETDTDTADATCTAPVLTLVKSVLPPGNQPPGTVLTYTVTVANGGTGTASTVVVSDAIPTNTTYVAESMVIDADDTITDSAGDSDGGKLSGGSVVFEFSTLDETGGTTDEHVLKFQVTID, from the coding sequence ATGAAACCTACACGCTTCTTAACCATTGCGCTGATCCTTATTGGACTGGTGTCAATGTTGAACGCAGCAGGAACCCCTGCTGGTACAACAATCTCGAACCAGGCATTGGGAGCTTATGACGATGCAAATGGTAATGAGATTGCCGGCTCAACTGAAGGATATCTTGAGTCAAATACAGTTACCACTGAGGTAAGTCAGGTTGCTGGTGCAGCGCTGGGAAATGACCAGGACTTAAATGTCTCAGCCATGTCTCATGTGCTCTACGATGTGATCTTTACCAATACTGGTAACGGTGAAGACACCTTCTCCTTAGCATTGGGGAATATCACAGGTGGACAGGCAGATACCTACACCTACGAGATCTATTCGGATTTAAACAACGATGGTGCCATCAATGGTGCTGATGGAATCGTAAGTACTACAGGTGCTATAGCAGCAGATGCTTCCTATAATCTGCTGATCAAAGTTGCTGACACTACCGCAGCCGGTGCACCTGAGGGTGATGAAACTGCAGTTACCCTAACCGCAGTTTCTGGCTTTGACTCCGATTCAACTGATGCTGTTGTGCTGACAACCACTGTTCAGGCAGCGACTGTCACAGCTGAAATTACAGCTCATCATGATGGCAATCCTCAACCTGGTGACGTGATCACTTACGATATCTGTATCACGAACAACGGAACTGCAACTGCCTATAACCTGATCTTCACCAATCTGATTCCTACGAATACAACCTATTCAACTGGAACAATCAGAGAAGGAACAGGTGGTTGGACTTCGGGTACCGGGATCACAGATGCCTCAGATTCACCAACAGACGAAGGTGATTTTAACATCACAACTCCCAATACCATCACCGTGGATTTTGGAGATCTAGCCGGTGGTGGAAATATCTGTGTTTACTACAAAGTAACCATCGATGCAGGCATTCCTGAAGGTGATCCTATCACCAATGAGCCTGAGATCAATTTTGAGAACGAAGGTGGAACTCCTTATCCGCCAGTTGATCCAGAAAATGGTGCTGGTGGTGGTGGCGATATTGTTATCTCCGAAAGTTTTGGCGTTGATATTGCCTTTATCGGTGCGGTTGGCGAGGATTCCTTCACTGGCGATCCCGGTGACTCACTATTCTACCCCTTCACCGTAGAGAATCTGGGAAATGGTACTGACAACTTCAATTTGTCTGCCGCTTCTGACTATGTAGTCTGGACCTATTTTCTTGATAGTAATGATGATGGTGAACTTTCAGCGGCTGAATTGGCTGTTGGTGCAATTACTTCAACTGGCGATCTGGATCAGAATGAGGTTGGTAACTATGTAGCTGTTGGTGTGATTCCAGCCGGGACTCCCGATACTGATACAGATGCAACCACCTTCACCGCTACCTCACAGGGTGATGGCAGTGAGACAGATACAGACACTGCCGATGCAACCTGTACTGCTCCAGTACTGACCCTGGTCAAGAGCGTTTTACCCCCCGGTAATCAGCCTCCAGGAACCGTACTGACCTATACTGTCACGGTTGCCAATGGCGGCACAGGAACAGCCAGTACAGTGGTTGTATCTGATGCCATTCCAACCAATACGACCTACGTTGCCGAAAGTATGGTTATCGATGCTGATGACACCATTACTGATAGTGCTGGCGATAGTGACGGTGGTAAACTGTCTGGCGGTTCTGTTGTCTTCGAGTTCTCCACATTGGATGAAACTGGTGGCACAACAGACGAACATGTACTAAAATTCCAAGTAACCATCGACTAA
- a CDS encoding glucose-6-phosphate isomerase has translation MNTPTYWQKYRTNLFSNESLGLFLDISDSGVSKNQIDSMLPEFHNVFATMDELEGGSIANPDENRQVGHYWLRNPDLAPSNLIREQITQTISDINGFASNILSGSVQSPHGQPFTHVLVIGIGGSALGPQFITDALGTNDGLQIHFLDNTDPDGIDRTLANLAESISRTLIIVISKSGGTAETRNGMLETQHQFKQQKLDFAKQAVAITGEDSQLYKIATSENWLSIFPMWDWVGGRTSIMSAVGLLPLALTGVDIHTFLSGAKTMDQQTRSKELTDNPAALLALVWYIQGDGKGSKDMVILPYKDRLLLFSRYLQQLIMESLGKSLDLEGQQIQQGIAVYGNKGSTDQHAYVQQLRDGLNNFFVTFIEVLEDRAGNSILVDDNHTSGDYLFGFFKGTQTALRQNDRHSITITIADLSPKSIGGLIALYERAVGFYATLININAYHQPGVEAGKKAAGFVLETKKRILDLLSDTEQSLSIEEICVHLNLQDQTALVFSILRHHAANHPLEIEGSFFDPENIRVGLTD, from the coding sequence ATGAACACTCCAACCTATTGGCAAAAGTACCGTACAAACCTTTTTTCTAACGAGTCATTGGGTCTATTTCTGGATATCAGCGATAGCGGTGTTTCCAAAAACCAGATCGACTCAATGTTACCTGAATTTCATAATGTCTTTGCCACCATGGATGAACTTGAGGGTGGTTCCATCGCCAACCCAGATGAAAACCGACAGGTCGGTCACTATTGGCTACGTAACCCTGACCTGGCTCCGAGCAACTTGATCAGAGAGCAGATCACCCAAACTATTTCCGATATTAACGGTTTTGCTTCAAATATTTTAAGTGGATCCGTCCAATCACCTCACGGCCAACCATTCACCCATGTTCTGGTGATCGGAATCGGTGGTTCAGCACTGGGTCCTCAATTTATCACTGATGCCCTTGGAACGAATGATGGATTACAGATCCACTTCCTTGATAATACTGATCCTGATGGGATTGACCGAACGCTCGCAAATCTGGCTGAGTCAATTTCCCGAACACTGATCATTGTTATCTCCAAATCAGGAGGAACTGCTGAGACCCGCAACGGGATGCTGGAAACCCAACATCAGTTCAAACAACAGAAACTCGATTTTGCCAAGCAGGCTGTTGCCATTACAGGTGAGGATAGTCAGCTTTATAAAATTGCAACGAGCGAGAACTGGTTATCCATTTTTCCCATGTGGGATTGGGTAGGTGGTCGCACTTCCATCATGTCAGCTGTGGGATTATTGCCACTAGCTCTCACAGGAGTGGATATCCACACTTTCCTGTCAGGGGCAAAAACCATGGATCAGCAGACCAGATCAAAAGAACTTACTGATAATCCCGCAGCCCTTTTAGCCCTGGTCTGGTATATCCAGGGAGACGGGAAAGGCAGCAAGGATATGGTGATTCTGCCCTATAAAGACCGCCTGCTCCTATTCAGCCGCTATCTCCAGCAGCTTATTATGGAATCCCTTGGGAAAAGTCTGGACTTGGAAGGTCAACAGATCCAACAAGGAATTGCCGTTTATGGTAATAAGGGATCAACTGACCAACATGCCTATGTTCAACAACTGCGTGACGGTTTGAATAATTTCTTCGTGACCTTTATCGAGGTTCTGGAGGACCGTGCTGGCAATTCGATCCTCGTGGATGACAATCATACCAGCGGTGACTATCTCTTTGGTTTTTTCAAGGGAACCCAAACAGCTCTGCGACAAAATGATCGCCATTCCATTACCATCACCATTGCTGATCTATCACCCAAGAGCATCGGTGGCCTGATCGCTCTGTATGAAAGAGCAGTGGGATTTTATGCAACCCTGATCAATATCAATGCCTATCACCAACCCGGTGTTGAAGCCGGCAAAAAAGCAGCTGGTTTTGTCCTGGAGACTAAAAAACGAATCCTCGACCTTCTATCTGATACAGAGCAAAGCCTGAGTATCGAAGAGATCTGTGTCCACCTGAACCTGCAGGATCAAACAGCACTTGTTTTCAGTATCCTGCGTCATCACGCTGCCAATCATCCCCTGGAAATTGAAGGCTCATTTTTTGACCCTGAGAACATCAGAGTGGGTCTGACAGATTAA
- a CDS encoding flavin reductase family protein, whose product MPFNLAAKKHTLRLLHHNVAIVSSGVGNETVGATVTWFTQSSFDPPLVTMAVKADSRLYAAISSNKSLLISLVNKGDKGLAGAFFKPGIWDGGKFGGFPASPHETGGAIMDASPAWLACQVKTIIEEGDHHVIISQIIDTGINKEEEQAMCLSETGWHYGG is encoded by the coding sequence ATGCCGTTCAACTTAGCTGCAAAAAAGCATACTTTAAGATTACTTCATCATAACGTCGCCATCGTATCATCAGGTGTCGGTAATGAGACAGTGGGAGCCACGGTTACCTGGTTCACCCAGTCCAGTTTCGATCCACCACTGGTGACCATGGCTGTTAAAGCAGATAGTCGTTTATACGCTGCTATCAGCTCCAATAAAAGCCTGCTGATAAGCCTGGTAAACAAAGGTGACAAAGGGTTGGCCGGTGCCTTTTTTAAACCCGGCATCTGGGATGGTGGAAAATTTGGTGGATTCCCAGCTTCACCGCACGAAACAGGTGGTGCAATCATGGATGCCAGCCCTGCGTGGCTCGCGTGTCAGGTCAAAACCATTATCGAAGAAGGCGATCATCATGTGATCATATCCCAAATCATCGATACTGGTATCAATAAAGAAGAAGAGCAAGCCATGTGTCTTTCTGAGACTGGCTGGCACTACGGAGGGTAA